A genomic stretch from Bradyrhizobium quebecense includes:
- a CDS encoding peptidase M15, whose protein sequence is MMNPRRIATVTPELCGTVVLASWLFAWLAGSAGIGNTGAVPIEGLAPSLAANAELADARQATAVANVNADVAMAAEPVMWPASDATAAPQAGVMGSAVANADAAMAVESMPEPPAPDAIATLSGPKSIVVAALPDSSQMLSVETSPEQTATARTPPVSSDTKEAARPLDIFEECLVVDVCIDRYLWALYERTPKEDTISIQEQRKVTVKRKRKTVTVTRTFSRRVDNDFTWKDPKAAERMGMPMIDYVIGGVDRGFKLKLFHALYAAEQAGLSPGITSAFRDDYRQSIASGLKAASDKSYHGGSFRGGYGHGLAADIVSVKGATRAERWVSTEALWKWIDARGPDFGIGRPYLDRDPPHVAPIDGKEYAAHRGGTKAQHAEADIKKRNRGALRVAAKRSKTAKASKGRTI, encoded by the coding sequence ATGATGAACCCGCGGCGAATTGCGACGGTGACGCCGGAGTTGTGCGGGACGGTCGTTCTCGCAAGTTGGCTCTTTGCCTGGCTTGCCGGCTCTGCCGGCATCGGGAACACCGGAGCAGTGCCCATCGAGGGACTAGCACCATCTCTCGCCGCCAATGCCGAACTGGCTGATGCGCGACAGGCAACTGCAGTCGCCAACGTGAACGCTGACGTGGCGATGGCTGCCGAACCCGTGATGTGGCCGGCCTCCGACGCGACGGCCGCGCCGCAGGCAGGCGTCATGGGCAGCGCTGTCGCCAACGCCGATGCGGCGATGGCGGTTGAATCGATGCCGGAGCCGCCGGCCCCTGATGCGATAGCGACCTTGAGCGGACCGAAATCAATCGTCGTGGCTGCGTTGCCGGATTCGTCGCAGATGCTGTCGGTTGAAACATCGCCCGAGCAGACGGCGACAGCGAGGACGCCTCCAGTGTCGAGCGACACCAAGGAGGCCGCGAGACCCCTGGATATTTTCGAAGAGTGCCTCGTCGTTGATGTGTGCATCGACCGGTACCTGTGGGCGCTCTACGAGCGGACGCCCAAGGAAGACACCATCAGCATACAAGAGCAGCGGAAAGTAACGGTCAAAAGGAAGCGCAAGACGGTGACCGTCACCAGGACATTCAGCAGGCGCGTCGATAACGATTTCACGTGGAAAGATCCGAAGGCGGCGGAAAGAATGGGCATGCCGATGATCGACTACGTGATTGGAGGGGTGGATCGGGGCTTCAAGCTCAAGCTCTTTCATGCGCTCTACGCGGCGGAGCAGGCCGGGTTGTCGCCCGGGATAACCAGCGCGTTCCGCGATGACTACCGTCAATCGATCGCGAGCGGCCTGAAGGCGGCGTCCGACAAGTCATACCATGGAGGGAGCTTCCGCGGTGGCTACGGCCACGGGCTTGCCGCTGATATCGTGAGCGTCAAAGGCGCGACGCGCGCGGAGCGTTGGGTTTCCACTGAGGCCCTTTGGAAATGGATCGATGCGCGCGGACCGGATTTTGGAATCGGACGACCGTATCTCGATCGAGATCCACCGCATGTCGCGCCGATAGACGGCAAGGAATACGCCGCTCACCGCGGCGGGACGAAAGCTCAACACGCGGAAGCGGATATCAAGAAGCGCAACCGGGGCGCTCTGCGGGTCGCGGCGAAACGATCAAAAACCGCAAAAGCGTCGAAGGGGAGAACGATCTGA
- a CDS encoding IS110 family transposase: protein MREIIRIGMDTSKHIFVLHGVDAAEQPVLRKKLSRKQVLEFFAKLPPTVIGMEACGAAHYWGRELGKLGHEVKLIAPQLVKPYVLRNKNDGRDADGVCEAMGRPRMRFVPVKSAEQQAALMLAGVRDGLIGRRTQLSNAIRGYAAEFGLIAPKGLDKIEPLLARITQDESVPAMARELFAMQGRDYAQLQGELKAVEARLLAWHQANATSRRLAQIPSVGPIIATSLVMKTPDPHAFRSGRLFAAWLGLTPKDHSTAGKTRLGKITRAGDETLRRLLVAGATAVIRQARLGRGHPSRWLVALLRRKPPKLAAVALANKVARIAWKLMATGESYDAARMNAVT from the coding sequence GTGAGAGAGATTATCCGTATTGGGATGGATACGTCGAAGCATATTTTTGTGCTGCATGGAGTTGACGCGGCGGAACAGCCGGTGTTGCGCAAGAAGCTGTCGCGCAAGCAGGTGCTTGAGTTTTTTGCCAAGCTTCCGCCGACCGTGATCGGGATGGAGGCCTGCGGGGCGGCTCATTACTGGGGGCGCGAGCTTGGCAAGCTTGGCCATGAGGTGAAGCTGATAGCGCCGCAGTTGGTGAAGCCTTATGTGCTGCGGAACAAGAACGACGGGCGAGATGCGGATGGGGTGTGCGAAGCGATGGGCCGACCGCGGATGCGGTTTGTGCCGGTGAAGAGCGCCGAACAGCAGGCCGCGCTGATGCTTGCAGGTGTCCGCGATGGGCTGATCGGCCGCCGTACCCAGCTCAGCAATGCGATCCGCGGCTACGCGGCGGAGTTTGGCCTGATCGCGCCGAAGGGGTTGGACAAGATCGAGCCGCTGTTGGCCCGGATCACGCAGGACGAGAGCGTTCCCGCTATGGCGCGCGAGCTGTTCGCCATGCAGGGCCGTGACTATGCGCAGTTGCAGGGTGAGCTGAAGGCGGTCGAGGCCAGGCTGCTGGCCTGGCACCAGGCCAACGCCACAAGCCGTCGTCTGGCCCAGATCCCCTCGGTCGGTCCGATCATCGCGACCTCGCTTGTGATGAAGACGCCGGACCCGCACGCCTTCCGCTCCGGCCGCTTGTTCGCGGCCTGGCTCGGCCTGACGCCCAAGGACCATTCCACCGCCGGCAAAACCAGGCTCGGCAAGATCACCCGCGCTGGCGACGAGACCCTGCGTCGCCTGCTCGTGGCCGGGGCGACCGCGGTGATCCGGCAGGCAAGGCTCGGGCGCGGCCACCCCTCGCGCTGGCTCGTGGCGTTGCTCAGGCGCAAGCCGCCGAAGCTTGCGGCCGTGGCGCTCGCCAACAAGGTGGCCCGCATCGCCTGGAAGCTGATGGCGACCGGCGAGAGCTATGATGCCGCACGCATGAACGCTGTCACCTAA
- a CDS encoding aspartate kinase gives MPSNPIIVQKYGGACLETPARIRAVASSVADLHGRGHRVVAIVSAMGKTTDELVRMAYQISPHPNRRELDMLLTTGERISMSLMSMALSDLGVSAISFTGSQAGVMTDGSHSSARILDVRPIRVREELDRGRIVVLAGFQGVDPLTKEITTLGRGGSDTTAVAMAAALKAECCEIIKEVDGVCSADPRIVADAKPLRQLDFASLSEMCLWGAKVLHFRSVELAHSQNVPLVLRKWGGARHSTQVTKEVADMENGKVLAVNSMARIEHVEIDSANLNQGFEKFAQHLKQNGLPWPQLLASAFTADKTRIMMTCDSETLDALLRTLEGSKDLRKQRETLSSVSLTCFGGISPNLPYKAVQTLQHHGVTADKYVLSSHSVSFFVPVESREAAVRALHSLI, from the coding sequence ATGCCTAGCAATCCCATCATCGTACAAAAATATGGCGGCGCCTGTCTCGAAACACCGGCAAGAATCCGCGCAGTGGCGAGCAGTGTCGCTGATTTGCATGGCCGTGGTCATCGTGTCGTGGCGATCGTTTCAGCGATGGGCAAGACCACCGACGAACTCGTCAGGATGGCCTATCAGATCAGCCCGCATCCCAATCGCCGCGAACTCGATATGTTATTGACCACCGGCGAGCGCATCAGCATGTCCTTGATGAGCATGGCGCTGTCTGATCTCGGCGTGTCGGCGATCAGCTTTACCGGCAGTCAGGCCGGTGTGATGACCGACGGATCCCATTCATCCGCACGCATTTTGGATGTGCGGCCCATTCGGGTGCGCGAAGAGCTCGATCGCGGACGCATCGTAGTCTTGGCGGGCTTCCAGGGCGTGGATCCGCTGACCAAGGAAATCACGACGCTTGGCCGGGGTGGCAGCGATACCACTGCGGTCGCCATGGCTGCGGCGCTCAAGGCGGAGTGCTGCGAGATTATCAAGGAAGTCGACGGAGTGTGCTCGGCTGATCCTCGCATCGTCGCGGATGCAAAACCCTTGCGTCAGCTGGATTTCGCATCCCTATCCGAAATGTGTCTCTGGGGCGCAAAAGTCCTGCATTTCCGCAGCGTGGAGCTGGCCCACAGCCAAAACGTACCTCTGGTCTTGAGAAAGTGGGGCGGTGCTCGACACAGCACGCAGGTGACCAAGGAGGTCGCGGATATGGAGAACGGAAAAGTCCTGGCCGTCAACTCAATGGCTCGCATTGAGCACGTGGAGATCGATTCGGCGAACCTCAATCAAGGCTTTGAGAAGTTCGCGCAGCATCTCAAGCAAAATGGCTTGCCTTGGCCGCAACTCCTCGCCTCGGCTTTCACCGCCGACAAAACCCGCATCATGATGACTTGCGATTCGGAGACACTCGACGCGTTGCTGCGCACACTGGAAGGGAGCAAAGACCTCCGCAAGCAGCGCGAGACTCTGAGTTCGGTGAGCCTCACTTGCTTCGGCGGCATTTCTCCAAACCTGCCATACAAGGCGGTTCAGACTCTGCAACATCACGGGGTCACCGCCGACAAGTATGTCTTGTCGTCGCATTCGGTAAGTTTCTTTGTTCCGGTGGAAAGCCGTGAGGCTGCAGTCAGGGCTTTGCATTCGCTGATCTAG
- a CDS encoding ABC transporter permease, which yields MASSDSATSPADHKRPRGLAPFLRSQMRNIAPFLTLIFLSGFFAIASPSFATIDNVGNILTQVSVTGIIAVGLTFVILCAEIDLSIASIANVTGIAVAYFTLQESYVNIANIPMPGFAAILLALALCAVLGLVNALGLTMIGIPSFIMTLAMMQIAAGVSALLVRGQIAYKVPPLITTLGSGSIGGIPWIVIVAAVMLLGGHLVLTYTRFGRYVYMVGGNREAAEFAGLNVKLILGSVMVISAVCSGIGGMLGVAHFGSAQQNEFDTYLLDSIAAVVVGGTSLFGGRGGIGNTIVGLFVLGVLNNGLDHVNIDSFLKILIRGQILLAALIINVYAQRLREQAAE from the coding sequence ATGGCGAGCAGTGACAGCGCGACGAGCCCGGCCGATCACAAGCGGCCGCGCGGGCTGGCGCCGTTCCTGCGCTCGCAGATGCGCAACATCGCGCCGTTCTTGACGCTGATCTTCCTCAGCGGCTTCTTCGCGATCGCAAGCCCGTCGTTTGCGACCATCGACAATGTCGGCAACATCCTGACCCAGGTATCGGTCACCGGCATCATCGCGGTCGGCCTCACCTTCGTGATCCTGTGTGCCGAGATCGACCTGTCGATTGCCAGCATCGCCAACGTCACCGGCATTGCGGTGGCGTACTTCACGTTGCAGGAATCCTACGTCAACATCGCCAACATCCCGATGCCGGGCTTTGCCGCGATCCTGCTGGCGCTGGCGCTGTGCGCCGTGCTTGGCCTCGTCAACGCGCTGGGCCTGACCATGATCGGCATCCCCTCCTTCATCATGACGCTGGCCATGATGCAGATCGCGGCCGGCGTCTCGGCGCTCCTGGTGCGCGGCCAGATCGCCTACAAGGTGCCGCCGCTGATCACGACGCTCGGCTCGGGCTCGATCGGCGGCATCCCCTGGATCGTGATCGTCGCCGCCGTGATGCTGCTCGGCGGCCATCTGGTGCTGACCTACACGCGGTTCGGCCGCTACGTCTACATGGTCGGCGGCAACCGCGAGGCCGCGGAATTCGCCGGCCTCAACGTCAAGCTCATCCTCGGCAGCGTGATGGTGATCTCGGCGGTCTGCTCGGGGATCGGCGGCATGCTCGGCGTCGCGCATTTCGGCAGCGCGCAGCAGAACGAGTTCGACACTTATCTCCTGGATTCGATCGCGGCCGTTGTGGTCGGCGGCACCAGCCTGTTCGGCGGCCGCGGCGGCATCGGCAACACCATCGTCGGCCTGTTCGTGCTCGGCGTGCTCAACAACGGCCTCGACCACGTCAACATCGACAGCTTCCTGAAGATCCTGATCCGCGGCCAGATCCTGCTCGCCGCACTGATCATCAACGTCTACGCGCAGCGACTGCGGGAGCAGGCGGCGGAGTGA
- the mtnK gene encoding S-methyl-5-thioribose kinase, with the protein MNLQAQPGSGQSAYRILREADLRDYLASLPAIVTQLGGAPTDWSISEVGDGNLNLVFIVKGNSGGIAVKQALPYVRLVGESWPLPLSRAHYEHLALVHQARLAPRLVPAVLHHDAPLALTAMELLEPHIIMRKGLIGATRYPRFVEDISTFLAQTLFLTSDLALSAAEKKQGIADFAGNHALCKITEDLIFTDPYRIAEQNRWTAPYLDATAAAFREDLDLHVAISRLKLKFMASPEALLHGDLHTGSIMVTDSETKVIDPEFAFYGPMGFDIGAVIGNLLMAYLASAGHERTAGERASFEAWLLETIEGVWTEFSRKFLVLWRNEAKGDGYPLALFAGEAGAARLEAERQSYMARLFQDTVGFAAAKTIRRILGLAHNIDFEWIADEKQRAICEARSLKLARNMMLEAASHTTIGTVTYAARELRHWQPDFAR; encoded by the coding sequence ATGAACCTGCAGGCCCAGCCAGGCTCCGGGCAGAGCGCCTATCGAATCCTGCGCGAAGCCGATCTGCGCGACTATCTCGCGAGCCTTCCCGCCATCGTTACCCAACTCGGTGGAGCGCCGACCGACTGGTCGATCAGCGAGGTCGGCGACGGCAATCTCAACCTCGTCTTCATCGTCAAGGGCAACAGCGGCGGCATCGCGGTCAAGCAGGCACTGCCTTATGTGCGGCTGGTCGGCGAGAGCTGGCCGCTGCCGCTGTCGCGGGCACATTATGAACATCTGGCGCTGGTGCATCAGGCGCGACTGGCGCCGAGGCTCGTGCCGGCGGTGCTGCACCACGACGCGCCGCTCGCGCTCACCGCGATGGAGCTGCTCGAGCCGCACATCATCATGCGCAAAGGGCTGATCGGCGCCACGCGCTATCCGCGCTTTGTCGAGGATATCTCGACCTTCCTGGCGCAGACGCTGTTCCTCACGTCCGATCTGGCGCTGTCGGCCGCGGAAAAGAAGCAGGGGATCGCCGATTTCGCCGGCAACCACGCGCTCTGCAAGATCACCGAGGATTTGATCTTCACCGATCCCTATCGCATCGCCGAGCAGAACCGCTGGACCGCACCGTATCTCGACGCGACGGCGGCGGCGTTCCGCGAGGATCTCGACCTGCACGTCGCGATCTCCAGGCTCAAGCTGAAGTTCATGGCGAGCCCGGAGGCGCTGCTGCACGGCGATCTGCACACCGGTTCGATCATGGTGACCGACAGCGAGACCAAGGTGATCGATCCCGAATTCGCCTTCTATGGCCCAATGGGCTTCGACATCGGCGCCGTGATCGGCAATCTCCTGATGGCCTATCTGGCCTCCGCCGGCCATGAGCGCACGGCGGGCGAGCGCGCGTCGTTCGAGGCGTGGCTCTTGGAAACCATCGAAGGCGTCTGGACCGAGTTCTCTCGCAAGTTTCTCGTGCTGTGGCGCAACGAGGCCAAGGGAGACGGCTATCCGCTGGCGCTGTTCGCAGGCGAGGCCGGCGCCGCGCGGCTGGAGGCGGAACGACAGAGCTACATGGCGCGGCTGTTTCAGGACACGGTCGGCTTTGCCGCGGCCAAGACCATCCGGCGTATTCTTGGCCTTGCGCACAACATCGATTTCGAATGGATCGCGGACGAGAAGCAGCGCGCGATCTGCGAGGCGCGCAGCCTCAAGCTCGCGCGCAACATGATGCTGGAAGCAGCGTCCCATACGACGATCGGCACAGTCACCTACGCCGCGCGCGAGCTGCGCCACTGGCAGCCGGATTTCGCCAGGTGA
- a CDS encoding sugar ABC transporter substrate-binding protein codes for MPGTDKGMDKASTTRRDLLQLAAAGGAAAGLFGGMGVTSALAAETGRSEKPLKAAFSNAGLQATWCAQGKQAAEFWGKLFNVEVTWFDGQLDAVKQRAAIDNMASQKWDFVAIQAFGIGTLTQPVQKMIDAGTPVIDMDTLIAPLDQINVHSFLAPDNEFMGASVTQALCNAIGGKGKVIMTQGALGHTGAQGRAKGFNSVVKQFPNIEVLDTQPADWDVSKTARLWETYLTKYPQIDAAFFHNDDMALAAANIMKAHNRTNILIGGVDAMPPAIQAVSEGRMFATVRNPSCRIHGGAIVAGVAAVVGGEKSGQGIPKHVVTDGPVVTKANAAGMQWMEDHFLI; via the coding sequence ATGCCAGGGACCGACAAGGGGATGGACAAGGCGTCGACGACTCGGCGCGACCTTTTGCAATTGGCGGCGGCAGGCGGAGCTGCGGCCGGCCTGTTCGGTGGAATGGGCGTGACGTCCGCGCTCGCAGCCGAAACGGGACGTTCGGAAAAGCCGCTGAAGGCCGCGTTCTCCAACGCCGGACTGCAGGCGACGTGGTGCGCGCAGGGCAAGCAGGCCGCCGAATTCTGGGGCAAGCTGTTCAACGTCGAGGTGACCTGGTTCGACGGCCAGCTCGATGCCGTCAAGCAGCGCGCCGCGATCGACAACATGGCCTCGCAGAAATGGGACTTCGTCGCGATCCAGGCGTTCGGCATCGGCACGCTGACCCAGCCGGTGCAGAAGATGATCGACGCCGGCACCCCCGTGATCGACATGGACACGCTGATCGCGCCGCTCGACCAGATCAACGTCCATTCGTTCCTCGCCCCCGATAACGAGTTCATGGGCGCCTCGGTGACGCAGGCGCTGTGCAACGCGATCGGCGGCAAGGGCAAGGTCATCATGACCCAGGGCGCGCTCGGCCACACCGGCGCGCAGGGCCGCGCCAAGGGCTTCAACTCCGTCGTCAAGCAGTTCCCGAACATCGAGGTGCTGGATACCCAGCCCGCCGACTGGGACGTCTCCAAGACCGCCCGGCTCTGGGAAACCTATCTGACGAAGTATCCGCAGATCGACGCCGCCTTCTTCCACAATGACGACATGGCGCTTGCCGCCGCCAACATCATGAAGGCGCACAACCGCACCAACATCCTGATCGGCGGCGTCGACGCCATGCCGCCGGCGATCCAGGCGGTCAGCGAAGGCCGCATGTTCGCAACCGTGCGCAATCCGTCCTGCCGCATCCATGGCGGCGCGATCGTGGCGGGCGTCGCGGCCGTGGTCGGCGGCGAGAAGAGCGGCCAGGGCATTCCGAAGCACGTCGTGACCGATGGTCCCGTCGTGACCAAGGCCAATGCCGCCGGCATGCAATGGATGGAGGATCACTTCCTGATCTGA